A single genomic interval of Neisseria leonii harbors:
- a CDS encoding peptidylprolyl isomerase: MKMKTVLLAVVAGLALPTVQAAGVKAVDSIAAVADNQVITLSRLNAAVEAAKRSGGVRGMTDGQIRNQVLAQLINESLLVQAGKRRGLAASEAEVDAELARQAAAQKIGVEALYARAARNGIGRNALRRQAADTVVGQKVRQQVIQQQAQVSDQEIDAAIEQAARQGIALPEGGAVKEYRAQHILIKADQALAAAAAEDTIHKLWREARSGQDFAQLARQYSQDAGSAPQGGDLGWFSDGVMVPEFEAAVKSLKPGQLSRPVKSQFGWHIIRLNETRESGSPEARRRHAVRNLIVQQKTAQAQAALLQQLHEGAYVDVRVR; this comes from the coding sequence ATGAAGATGAAAACTGTTCTGCTGGCCGTGGTGGCCGGCCTTGCCCTGCCAACCGTACAGGCAGCCGGAGTGAAAGCCGTCGACAGTATTGCGGCAGTGGCCGACAATCAGGTGATTACGTTAAGCCGGCTCAACGCGGCCGTGGAGGCGGCCAAACGCAGCGGCGGTGTCCGCGGTATGACGGACGGCCAGATCCGCAATCAGGTACTGGCGCAGTTGATTAACGAGTCGCTGCTGGTACAGGCAGGCAAGCGGCGCGGTCTGGCGGCGAGCGAGGCGGAAGTCGATGCCGAGCTGGCGCGTCAGGCGGCGGCACAGAAAATCGGGGTTGAGGCGCTGTATGCCCGGGCGGCGCGGAACGGTATCGGCCGAAATGCTTTGCGCCGTCAGGCAGCAGATACAGTGGTGGGACAGAAGGTGCGGCAGCAGGTGATTCAGCAGCAGGCACAGGTCAGCGATCAGGAAATCGATGCGGCCATCGAACAGGCGGCGCGTCAGGGCATTGCCCTGCCCGAAGGCGGGGCGGTTAAAGAATACCGTGCCCAGCATATTCTGATTAAGGCCGATCAGGCTCTGGCCGCCGCAGCGGCCGAGGATACCATTCACAAACTGTGGCGCGAAGCGCGCAGCGGGCAGGATTTTGCTCAGTTGGCGCGGCAATATTCCCAAGATGCGGGCAGTGCGCCGCAGGGCGGCGACTTGGGCTGGTTTTCAGACGGCGTGATGGTGCCGGAGTTTGAAGCCGCCGTGAAAAGTCTGAAACCCGGCCAATTGAGCCGCCCGGTGAAGAGCCAGTTCGGCTGGCATATTATCCGGCTGAATGAAACCCGTGAATCGGGTTCGCCCGAAGCGCGCCGCCGCCATGCGGTGCGCAACCTGATTGTGCAGCAGAAAACCGCACAGGCGCAGGCCGCCCTGTTGCAGCAGCTGCACGAGGGGGCGTATGTGGATGTGCGTGTGCGCTGA
- a CDS encoding pilus assembly protein: MMRLLIAFGLAFAAPVAAAAQTWCPGPVLADSETRRVYIARYRPDTFGSSLTAHPIEQRRGGRYLTGSALWDAACTLTGGECAEPRRILPPTPPPQRHWLTWFNGGRPALWPQLAAVQQQAVADPLRWAYWQGSREQERPSENGNSDGLFRARTSLLADARTGRPLLMGKPQPQPAAFNGQNRRYPQQPVAEQQPGAQSHAEFVRLHATRLHTLYFPANDGLLHAFAAGPGQADDDGRERSAYLPDAALRALHRPDQPAADFSHPQYAGRPFHDSAPQAGDVFHSGRWHTWLAGSLGSGGQAVYLLDISRPDRPAAVAEWTQQSGHPQLRHLGAHNGRAVFTRLNNGNRGILSGNGYCTADDISDGICRAASGEAGLFLIDIDSLSGTPTLHFLATGAVGGNGISGVAVLDDNRDGITDYAYAGDLQGNIWRFDLRADNLQHWLRTRPHRLFQTAAGQPVSTAPLVSYRNGRAIINFGTGLRQIGRHGQNARYAAAPQSLYGLTDLLDNRSISPDSLLIQTLSGNRISRRVLTPQHQGWRLDLPAVEKNGRTHYEQVVTDSQLLNKQWLLNTHDGADPRCGALAGGYSYAVSAQSGAGTAGFFQPDAGQPPERMPHAQSGSPVIMRHDKTVLMLTDPQNPQWQTVYPDAAKRLHRLTWRLL; encoded by the coding sequence ATGATGCGCCTGCTGATTGCATTCGGGTTGGCGTTTGCCGCACCGGTAGCGGCGGCCGCGCAGACATGGTGTCCCGGCCCGGTTTTGGCCGACAGTGAAACCCGCCGTGTCTATATCGCCCGCTACCGCCCGGACACTTTCGGCAGCAGCCTGACCGCACATCCGATCGAACAGCGGCGCGGCGGCCGCTATCTGACCGGATCCGCATTGTGGGACGCAGCCTGCACACTGACCGGCGGCGAATGTGCCGAACCGCGCCGTATCCTGCCGCCCACTCCGCCGCCTCAGCGGCACTGGCTGACTTGGTTCAACGGCGGCCGTCCGGCCTTATGGCCGCAGCTGGCCGCCGTACAGCAGCAGGCCGTTGCCGACCCGCTGCGGTGGGCATATTGGCAGGGCAGCCGCGAACAGGAAAGGCCGTCTGAAAACGGCAATTCAGACGGCCTGTTCCGCGCGCGTACATCGCTGCTGGCCGATGCCCGTACCGGCCGCCCGCTGCTGATGGGCAAACCGCAGCCGCAGCCTGCCGCCTTCAACGGGCAAAACCGCCGCTATCCGCAACAACCCGTTGCCGAACAGCAACCCGGCGCGCAAAGCCATGCCGAGTTTGTCCGCCTTCACGCCACCCGCCTGCATACCCTGTACTTCCCCGCCAACGACGGCCTGCTCCACGCTTTCGCCGCCGGCCCCGGCCAAGCGGACGACGACGGCCGCGAACGTTCCGCCTATCTACCCGATGCCGCCTTGCGCGCCCTGCACCGCCCCGATCAGCCCGCCGCCGATTTCAGCCACCCGCAATATGCCGGACGACCGTTTCACGACAGCGCACCCCAGGCAGGCGATGTTTTCCACAGCGGCCGTTGGCACACTTGGCTGGCGGGCAGCTTGGGCAGCGGCGGCCAAGCCGTTTATCTGCTGGATATTTCCCGACCCGACCGCCCCGCCGCCGTAGCCGAATGGACACAGCAAAGCGGCCACCCGCAACTGCGCCACTTGGGCGCGCACAACGGCCGCGCGGTTTTCACCCGCCTCAACAACGGCAACCGGGGCATTCTGAGCGGCAACGGCTACTGCACCGCCGACGATATTTCAGACGGCATCTGCCGCGCCGCCTCAGGCGAAGCGGGGCTGTTCCTGATCGACATAGACAGCCTCAGCGGTACGCCGACGCTGCATTTTCTCGCCACAGGCGCCGTCGGCGGCAACGGCATTTCCGGTGTTGCCGTACTGGACGACAACCGGGACGGCATCACCGACTACGCCTATGCGGGCGACTTGCAGGGCAATATCTGGCGTTTCGACCTGCGCGCCGACAATCTGCAACACTGGCTGCGCACCCGTCCGCACCGCCTGTTCCAAACCGCCGCCGGACAGCCCGTTTCCACCGCGCCGCTGGTGTCCTACCGCAACGGCCGCGCCATTATCAACTTCGGTACCGGCCTGCGCCAAATCGGCCGCCACGGCCAAAATGCCCGTTACGCCGCCGCCCCGCAAAGCCTGTACGGCCTGACGGATCTGCTGGATAACCGCAGCATCAGCCCCGACTCGCTGCTCATTCAAACCCTCAGCGGCAACCGCATCAGCCGCCGCGTACTTACCCCGCAACACCAAGGCTGGCGGCTGGATCTGCCCGCAGTCGAGAAAAACGGCCGCACCCATTACGAACAAGTCGTTACCGATTCGCAGCTGCTGAACAAACAATGGCTGCTCAACACGCATGACGGTGCCGACCCGCGCTGCGGCGCACTGGCCGGCGGTTACAGCTATGCCGTATCCGCACAGAGCGGCGCAGGCACGGCCGGTTTCTTCCAACCCGATGCCGGACAGCCGCCCGAGCGTATGCCGCACGCGCAAAGCGGCTCCCCCGTCATCATGCGCCACGACAAAACCGTCCTGATGCTGACCGACCCGCAAAACCCGCAATGGCAGACCGTTTACCCCGATGCCGCCAAACGCCTGCACCGCCTGACATGGCGGTTGCTGTGA